The genomic region CACCGGACCATTCAGCAAAACACCTTTTTGCAAGCTGATTCCATATCGCTTAGCCGCTTTACTATCGTTGATAGTATAGGCACAGAGTTTCCGGATCAGTGGCCGGTCTATTTTAAAGATCTTAAACTCCTCACCATAGAGCAGTTTACCTTTTACCTCCAGGTATTCAAGAATACGGTAGAAATCATAATGCATAGTGGTACCGTCAAAGTCGCCCAGGCTATAGGTGATCCCATTTTCAACAATTTTAGAGGGGTTGTCCATAATCTTTGTTTTTAGAAGTTTTTAAAAAATCCTGATTCACTTTTTTTTCTTTTTGCCAGCGCTTATAACGTGCGATCCATTTTTGGGCAGCGTCTTTCCAATCCGTAATGATGTTGCCTTTCGTGGTTTTCCAGTATTGATTTTGGTAATAACTAAAGAACTTTTTAGCCTCGGTAACCGGCCAGTTTTGTTTTTTAAAAAATAGAATGATTTCATTTTCAAAAAAGGTGGGACTGGTATTGTTTATGTTTTTTAATGTTTGTTGTTTATTACTGTTTATATAAGGTTCGTCTACTTGTTCATATTTGGGATAGTAGTGTGCTGCTACTTGTTCCAATATGGGATCCCTGTGATCGTCTGCTTGTTCGCTACTTGTTCGAAAAGTGAACATCTTCACCCGACTTCCCTGATAGGGATTATGCGAGGGCATATACTGGAGATATCCAAAAACATCCAGTTCCCTAATACAGCGGTGATATCCAGATTGCGAACGTACTTTTGAGGATAGCATCAGTTGCTGGCGGTTGATATAAAGTTCGCCTGGAAACCGGGCACTATTCCATTCCTGGAATATGGCCATATAAAGGCTAATATGGGAAGGATTCAGACGCTCATCTTCCATAAACTGCTGATAAACCAGCTGTAGGTGTCGAATATAATTCATTTGGAAAAGCCGGAATGATGTTGAATACGATGAGTATCCATAACTTTTTGAATATCCGTCGCCTCGTAAAAGATCAAGCCGCCGATTTTAACATACGGCAAGGTTCCATTCAATCGCAGATGCTGTAGCGTTCCCGGACTGATTTGGAGCAGATCCATCACTTCCGAAGATTTTAAGTATTTTTTCAATTTCCTTTCCTCGGTTTGGTGCATTAAATTCTTGAGTTCTTTAAACAATTGCAGTTTAAATTCCCGAAGGTCGTCGGTGGTAATAATAGTTGCAGACATAGAAAATGATTTTTAAAATCCCACCGCTACCAGTAAACTAACCAAATCTTCAAACGGTAACGATGGGATGGTTGATTTGACTTTCAGTACAAAACTGGGAAGAACTATGGAGAATCTTTCGTAGTACGAAGCGGACTACGATAACATTTAACAGTATAGCAAATGCGGAAATATGGGATCATTTAGCCCATGAAAACCACTAAAAAAGACTCATCAAAAACCTTATACTAATTATCAGTTGATCATTATCGTAGTACGAAAGAATTTAACACTAACCTCAACACCCTGCACAAACTGTAAATAAATATCTAGGTGAATGAGTAAAATGAGGAAATAGGAAATAAATATTAAAATATACTTTGGTTTTTAGTAGCCCCAGAATACCTTTATCTGTTACCATAGCTTAGAATAAATTGATGGGTAACTATCTTCGTTGCAAAGCCACTAAGCATTTAATTTGAACAGAAAATATTTAAAACGAGACAGGTCTCGGAGTATTTCATCTCGATTATCGAGTAAATTGAAAAAGGTATAAGAACAGAAAAGTTTGTGATATAACATTCCGAAATTAAATTTTCCAACTGTAATTAAGTTTGGGGGCTATCCACATAAGTTTATCCAGGAAATAAACGATCTAGGCTTTAATCCTTATAATTTCATCAATTCTACTGGTATATCTTTGGGAGAGTCGTTCCTGTTTCATTTTCCAGGTACGTCCCAAATCCTGACCGGCAAATTTTAATTTTCCATTCTGAGATTGGTTTAAAGCATCCAGGGTTTTCATCAGCTCCTCATGTTTGGGATTTTCTTTGGTAAAGAGTGGTAATTGACGAGTAGTATACGGGCTAATTCCCATGATAATGACCCCTGCTTTTTTATACTGATAACCATCTTTAAAAATGGATTTCAATCCATGTATAGCCGCTTTTGTAATGACAATGGTAGAATTGGTTGGGAAGGACAGGCTCACTCCACGGCTCGCCTTATACTGTTTCAAATCTATTCGAAAGGTGTTGGTAATTAAAAATACATGCACCATGGTGCAACCTGAGTTTTGTTTCCGAAGTTTAAAAGCTGCTTTTGCAGCATAGGTGGATATCCGCTCCTTAAGATCATTAAAATGGGTATACATTTTTTCGAATGATCGGGTTACTGCAATATTCTTTTTATGCATGACTTCTTCAAAATCAAGGGTGGGTTGCCCGGATAAATCACGTTGCAATCGAATCCCAACCACAGAAAATTCTTTTCGCACATACTCATGAGGCAATTGTGTATACTCCCAGGCGGTATGAACTTTAATCAGGAGTAAGCGTTTTTGATATTGCCGTCCGATTCCCCAAACATCACCGATCTTCGTCCAGCGTAATGCTTTTTCGATTTTCAAGGTATCATCCAGAGCATATACCCCACCGGTACGCAGGTGATATTTCTTAGCGATCTTATTAGCCACTTTCGCCAGGGATTTAGTGGGAGCCAAACCAATGCTGATAGGAATCCCTGTACTTTTAAATACCTGATCAATAATAGTCATTCCAAGCTGCCGGAGATCATATAATTCAAACCCATTAAATTTCAGGAAAGATTCATCGATCGAATAAATTTCAATTTCGGGGGTAAAACGGCTCAGGATGTTCATTACCCGGTTACTCATATCTCCATAGAGTGCGTAGTTTGATGAAAACACCCCTACTTCATGTTCGAGAAATAGTTTCTCATACTGAAAAGCCGGTGCCCCCATAGGGATGCCGAGGGCTTTCGCTTCATTACTCCGGGCAATTACGCATCCATCATTGTTAGATAAGACCACGACCGGTTTATTTCGCAGGGAAGGATTAAATACCCGCTCACAGGAAGCATAAAAGTTATTACAGTCGATTAAAGGAAATACCTGGAAAAGAGTTTTTACCACTATTAGCGATAAAACTGAATTTCTATACGCCAAATCGAAGAATGAATGGTATGCTGTAAGTGGCCCAATACTTTATAAAAGTAGCGACGCAGGAGAAACTTGGAATGCTGTTAAAAATATAGGAACCAGTTTAGATAAGTTTTATAAGAATGGTAAGAATTTATATGCAAATAGTACTGATACTGAAATTTTCAATATTTCTTTGGATAGTAAAAATACTCCCAACATATCAAACATTGACGGGGACCTAGAAGTTGTTGAGGGAACAAAATCAACTTATTCAGTTCTTAATGAAAATGCTATTAATTATAAGTGGAGTGTATCGGGAAATCCAGAAATCAATTTCCAGCAAAACTATGCTGAAGTATTATGGAAAACGCCAGGCACATATACTATAACTGTAACTCCTATAAGCTCCTGTTCAACTGCACCCCAAAAATCAATTGAAGTAAAAGTTCTGGAGAAAAATGATTATGACATTAAAATTACAGGAGACACAAATGTCAAAGAATTTTCCACTAATAAAACTTACAGAGTTTCTGAAAAAGAAGGCATACGATACCAATGGTTTGCCAATGGTGTTGCAAATATCACTCAAAATAAGAATACTATTTCGGCAGATTGGGGACCACATGGTACAGGAACCATTCAAATTATTGAGACCGATATCAAAACCGGCATCAGACATTTTGCTTTTTTAAATATTAATATTGAAGAAATCGAGCTTGGTGCCGCAATTTTAGAGGTTACTAATGCGACTTGTATTGGTAAAAAGAACGGAAAACTAAAAATTAATACAGGAGATTCTTCTATTCCATATACCGCAGTCCTTACCACGGGGAACGAAAGATTTGTAAAAGATTTTGTGAATGATCTTACATTTAAAGAGCTAAAATCCGGAGAATACATGTTATGCCTTACAGCTAAAGTCAATAATTACAGCGATTGCTACACATTTAAAATATTAGAGCCAGAAGTATTCGAGGTTCAAACAAACGCATCCCAATCGAATATTAATAAAACCACAATCAATATGAAGGGAGGAGAAAAACCATATCGCGTATTTTTAAATGGTCACCAAATCGCCAATACGAATAAAGAGAATATTGCCGTAAATACAACTGCAGGGGATTACCTAGAAGTAGTTTCTTCAGGTGATTGTTCTTTATCATATGGGGAGCGTATCAGTACTAACCTAAAAGCAATAGCTTACCCCAATCCCACTTTTAATTCTACTTTTATAAACTTAGAAAAAACAAGGTTTTCAGAAAACAAACTAATTCAAACAAACTTATATTCTTCCGCTGGAAATTTACTATTTGCAGGAAACATTAAAATTAAAAACAAAATTCTTGAATTTGATTTTAGTGAATATGCAACTGGTATTTATTTTTTAAAACTTGGAGAATATAACCCTGAGACAATTAAAATTATTAAAAGATGAGGAAGCTATTAATTTTCATATTATCCATTTTTTGCTTGTTTTCATGTTCACCAGAAAATAGTTCTAATGAAGATCCAAATATTCCAAGCAATCAAGCACCTACTGCTCCTCAATTGATCTATCCAGATGATAACTCTCTTTGCATCAATCAGGATATCGAATTTTCTTGGAATGAAGTTAATGACCCCGATGGCGATAAAGTGAAATATATAATTGAAATCTCTAATAACCGCTCTTTCTCTGACATTTTTAAAACTGAATCTACCACCAGCCTCTCTATTAATATAAATTTCCCTAAGGGCCAAGCTTATTACTGGCGATTATATTCCATGGACATTATGGATAATAAGAGTACCTATTCAAACGCCTATGCTTTTTATGTAGAAGGTGAGGCTGCTAATAATCATATTCCTTTTAAAGCTAAGTTAATAGCTCCCGGCAATAACTCAAACGCTATAAGCGGAACCACTATTTTATTAAATTGGGAGTCATCTGATATAGATGATGATACTCTTACTTATGATATTTATTTTGGAACAGATGGCAATCTCAACCTTATTAAAAAAGATTTAGAACAAAATAATCTAGAAGTTGACATAGAAACTAATAAAAAATACTATTGGATTGTTAATTGTTCTGATGGGAAGTCTACAAGTTTGGGAGATAGATGGACCTTTAGTACTAAATAACGTTAAAATCCACATCATAATAATCCACAGTAGTAGTATCTTCGTATATTTTATAAAATCAATTGGCATAATTGCTGATATACTCTAAAAAATTGCAACTAATGAAAAAGAATTTTTTACTATTACTATTCTTAGCAAGTTTATTTTCCTTTAATGCATGCTCTGATGACAGTGATATTACAGAGGAAGATCCCACTGCAGAAGAAAAAGAACAAACAGAAGAAGAGCGAATTGATTTTGAGGTTAAAAATTTTATTTATCGAGGACTTAATGATATTTATCTTTATAAAGCCGATGTTCCAGAACTGGCTGATGATTATTTTACCAACGATAAAGCTAAAACCGACTTCCTAAACAATTTTAGCACACCCGAATCACTTTTCGAAAATTTGCTTTCAAGCCAGGATAGATTTAGTTTTATTACCGATGATTATGAGGAACTTGAAAATCAATTCGACGGAATAAGTGGAGCCACCGGAATGGAATTTGGACTTGGAGTAATTAGAGGGACAAATGATGTTTTTGGATATATACAATATATTTTACCGGGAACATCTGCTGAAGAGGAAGGATTATCGAGAGGTACAATTTTTACCGAAGTTGACGGAGAGCAATTAACAACCTCAAATTATACTGAATTATTATCTAAGGATGCTTTTACTATCAATACTGGCTATGTTGAAGACGGCGTAATCCATATGACGGATAATACGGCCAATCTTACCGATGATTACTATACCATGAACCCTGTATTTATTAATAAAGTGATTGAGCTGAATGAAAAAAAAATCGGGTATCTAATGTATAATAGCTTTATAGCAAATTTTGATAAAGAACTTAATACAGCTTTTGGTGAATTTAAAAGTGCAGGTATTACCGATCTTGTTTTAGATCTAAGATATAATGGCGGAGGATCTGTCACTACTGCTACAGATCTGGCAAGTATGATCACCGGACAG from Zunongwangia profunda SM-A87 harbors:
- a CDS encoding fibronectin type III domain-containing protein; the encoded protein is MRKLLIFILSIFCLFSCSPENSSNEDPNIPSNQAPTAPQLIYPDDNSLCINQDIEFSWNEVNDPDGDKVKYIIEISNNRSFSDIFKTESTTSLSININFPKGQAYYWRLYSMDIMDNKSTYSNAYAFYVEGEAANNHIPFKAKLIAPGNNSNAISGTTILLNWESSDIDDDTLTYDIYFGTDGNLNLIKKDLEQNNLEVDIETNKKYYWIVNCSDGKSTSLGDRWTFSTK
- a CDS encoding T9SS type A sorting domain-containing protein; protein product: MDSKNTPNISNIDGDLEVVEGTKSTYSVLNENAINYKWSVSGNPEINFQQNYAEVLWKTPGTYTITVTPISSCSTAPQKSIEVKVLEKNDYDIKITGDTNVKEFSTNKTYRVSEKEGIRYQWFANGVANITQNKNTISADWGPHGTGTIQIIETDIKTGIRHFAFLNINIEEIELGAAILEVTNATCIGKKNGKLKINTGDSSIPYTAVLTTGNERFVKDFVNDLTFKELKSGEYMLCLTAKVNNYSDCYTFKILEPEVFEVQTNASQSNINKTTINMKGGEKPYRVFLNGHQIANTNKENIAVNTTAGDYLEVVSSGDCSLSYGERISTNLKAIAYPNPTFNSTFINLEKTRFSENKLIQTNLYSSAGNLLFAGNIKIKNKILEFDFSEYATGIYFLKLGEYNPETIKIIKR
- a CDS encoding S41 family peptidase — protein: MKKNFLLLLFLASLFSFNACSDDSDITEEDPTAEEKEQTEEERIDFEVKNFIYRGLNDIYLYKADVPELADDYFTNDKAKTDFLNNFSTPESLFENLLSSQDRFSFITDDYEELENQFDGISGATGMEFGLGVIRGTNDVFGYIQYILPGTSAEEEGLSRGTIFTEVDGEQLTTSNYTELLSKDAFTINTGYVEDGVIHMTDNTANLTDDYYTMNPVFINKVIELNEKKIGYLMYNSFIANFDKELNTAFGEFKSAGITDLVLDLRYNGGGSVTTATDLASMITGQFEGQVFAQEQWNEDYQKYYEENFPDYLVNKFDTELSTGEIINSLNLKEVYILTTVSTASASELIINGLDPYINVVQIGETTTGKFQASITLYDSPTFSEKNRNDEHTYAMQPLVLKIANKNGYTNFVDGLIPDIQIEEDLGNLGILGDPEEPFLSRALDEILGRSQIQTKRIQENKIDFAKIGESNMFKPTYQKMYIDKTPLSK
- a CDS encoding Y-family DNA polymerase, which codes for MAYRNSVLSLIVVKTLFQVFPLIDCNNFYASCERVFNPSLRNKPVVVLSNNDGCVIARSNEAKALGIPMGAPAFQYEKLFLEHEVGVFSSNYALYGDMSNRVMNILSRFTPEIEIYSIDESFLKFNGFELYDLRQLGMTIIDQVFKSTGIPISIGLAPTKSLAKVANKIAKKYHLRTGGVYALDDTLKIEKALRWTKIGDVWGIGRQYQKRLLLIKVHTAWEYTQLPHEYVRKEFSVVGIRLQRDLSGQPTLDFEEVMHKKNIAVTRSFEKMYTHFNDLKERISTYAAKAAFKLRKQNSGCTMVHVFLITNTFRIDLKQYKASRGVSLSFPTNSTIVITKAAIHGLKSIFKDGYQYKKAGVIIMGISPYTTRQLPLFTKENPKHEELMKTLDALNQSQNGKLKFAGQDLGRTWKMKQERLSQRYTSRIDEIIRIKA
- a CDS encoding helix-turn-helix domain-containing protein is translated as MSATIITTDDLREFKLQLFKELKNLMHQTEERKLKKYLKSSEVMDLLQISPGTLQHLRLNGTLPYVKIGGLIFYEATDIQKVMDTHRIQHHSGFSK